One Faecalicatena sp. Marseille-Q4148 DNA window includes the following coding sequences:
- a CDS encoding M20 family metallopeptidase, producing the protein MESIERIKQDIVTFAEEKKEEFEQTSSYIFAHPELAFHEYKSQAALCDLLEKYGFKVTRGVGSLETAFEAVYDSGKPGKTVALMGEYDCLPEIGHGCGHNLIGTSAAGGGIVLKEIMEKYDIGGVLKVLGTPAEEKGSGKAIMVREGVFKGIDAALLMHPMDSSVPDDISFASVAIEFTFHGKPAHAAACPWKGANALSGVQLMFHAVDMMRLHMKDYSRVHGIITEGGVAHNTVTDEAKAVFNIRALEYDYMMELVEMIRNCAKGAAIATGTTVEEKQLDEIVKDVRNNKKLVQYVRSNMEFIGEDYIERDLTQGIGSTDVGNVTHEIPAIQFYVKLKENVGTHTKEFAVAAGGEEGKRNLHTSVQLLAMSACDVLLEKED; encoded by the coding sequence ATGGAATCAATTGAAAGAATTAAACAGGACATTGTTACATTTGCAGAAGAAAAAAAGGAAGAATTTGAACAAACCAGTTCTTATATTTTTGCACATCCGGAACTGGCATTCCATGAATACAAATCACAGGCAGCGCTTTGTGATCTGCTTGAAAAATATGGATTTAAGGTAACAAGAGGTGTTGGAAGTCTTGAAACAGCATTTGAAGCAGTGTACGATTCCGGAAAGCCGGGGAAAACAGTAGCCTTAATGGGAGAATATGATTGTTTGCCGGAGATTGGTCATGGATGTGGTCATAATCTGATTGGTACATCTGCAGCAGGCGGAGGTATTGTCTTAAAAGAAATCATGGAGAAGTATGATATTGGTGGTGTCCTGAAAGTACTTGGAACTCCTGCAGAAGAAAAGGGCAGTGGAAAAGCAATTATGGTTCGAGAAGGAGTTTTTAAAGGAATTGATGCAGCATTATTAATGCATCCGATGGATTCTTCTGTTCCGGATGATATTTCTTTCGCATCTGTTGCAATTGAATTTACATTTCATGGAAAACCGGCTCATGCGGCAGCCTGTCCATGGAAGGGAGCAAATGCTTTAAGTGGGGTACAGCTGATGTTCCATGCAGTTGATATGATGCGCCTTCATATGAAAGATTACAGCCGTGTTCATGGAATTATTACAGAAGGCGGTGTAGCACATAATACTGTCACAGATGAAGCGAAAGCAGTGTTTAATATTCGTGCATTAGAGTATGATTATATGATGGAACTCGTAGAAATGATCCGCAACTGTGCAAAAGGCGCGGCAATTGCAACTGGTACGACAGTGGAAGAAAAGCAGTTGGATGAAATTGTGAAGGATGTGCGAAACAATAAGAAATTGGTTCAATATGTTCGCAGCAATATGGAATTTATCGGAGAAGACTATATTGAACGTGATCTTACACAGGGAATTGGTTCAACTGATGTGGGAAATGTCACACATGAAATTCCTGCAATTCAGTTCTATGTAAAACTGAAAGAGAATGTAGGAACACATACAAAGGAATTTGCTGTAGCAGCTGGTGGAGAAGAAGGAAAGAGAAATCTTCATACATCTGTGCAGCTGCTGGCGATGAGTGCCTGTGATGTGCTGTTAGAGAAAGAAGATTAG
- a CDS encoding GTP pyrophosphokinase family protein produces the protein MMQKDKEQYNVKQIQPFLAEGAEEHFFQIMQGYNRMMAYYRCAIMEVETKFNVLNEEFSLQHDRNPISGIKSRLKSLPSIREKMDRKGLEFNLQNVEKELNDVAGVRVICSFVEDVYLLADALLKQDDITLLEKKDYIAHPKENGYRSLHLIVTVPIFLEHEKRIMKVEIQLRTIAMDFWASLEHQICYKKDFEFTEIMAKELYECAQLSADLDTRMDNLRSQVDLQK, from the coding sequence ATGATGCAGAAAGATAAAGAACAATATAATGTAAAACAGATACAGCCATTTCTTGCAGAAGGAGCAGAAGAACATTTTTTTCAGATTATGCAGGGCTATAACCGGATGATGGCGTATTATCGCTGTGCAATTATGGAAGTGGAAACAAAATTTAATGTATTAAATGAGGAGTTTTCACTGCAGCATGACCGGAATCCGATCAGCGGGATTAAAAGCAGATTAAAAAGCCTGCCAAGTATTCGTGAGAAGATGGACCGCAAAGGATTAGAATTTAATTTGCAGAATGTAGAGAAGGAACTAAACGATGTTGCAGGTGTGAGAGTGATTTGTTCCTTTGTTGAAGATGTATATTTGCTGGCGGATGCCTTATTAAAGCAAGATGATATTACGTTACTTGAAAAAAAGGACTATATTGCGCATCCAAAAGAAAATGGATATAGAAGTCTCCACTTGATTGTGACGGTACCGATTTTTCTGGAACACGAAAAGAGAATTATGAAAGTAGAAATTCAGCTTCGGACAATTGCGATGGATTTCTGGGCAAGTTTGGAGCATCAGATTTGTTACAAAAAAGATTTTGAATTTACTGAGATAATGGCAAAAGAGCTCTATGAATGTGCTCAGTTGAGTGCTGATCTGGATACAAGAATGGATAATCTTCGCAGTCAGGTAGATTTGCAGAAGTAA
- a CDS encoding DUF2812 domain-containing protein: MRNTRKRVWKRFSYRECDAMKEYLEQMAEKGWYLKKLGAWMVFEQGIPGKLRYAVHVFVKGSEYDRKPEEDTEELIACCEAAGWKFVCNYGKFCVFCTNDDSAVELETDEEIRFSVIQKEESKKIWFYFLCFAFFFVITLRQIFLDSNLLFDNETVLEAGVLFLMFLNGSIDLFEGKRWAFKIKKRLQMGESVHYSRYPLWLRSIDHICFWMCILYFIVQALWYDNAIGVIGFFTWFGITFIVISVINRLQPSRENHQLFVWSSIFWGPLLYVVLSFALQSVGTLSKNEEDMPESFPLAISDLSDETVKEEVLYGEYHSGWFGSKLYCALGEEDDVYAALHYEVIESRFSWVLDHQWKKEYDESVYEETEEQIWGAERAVKRKTYGADMYLLRYPGCILVFQFDGEITPQVIENTREKLKIN; the protein is encoded by the coding sequence ATGAGAAATACAAGAAAGAGAGTTTGGAAGCGGTTTTCTTACCGAGAATGCGATGCTATGAAAGAATATCTTGAGCAGATGGCAGAGAAGGGCTGGTATTTAAAGAAACTTGGCGCGTGGATGGTTTTTGAACAGGGAATCCCAGGAAAACTACGCTATGCGGTCCATGTGTTTGTCAAAGGCAGTGAATATGACCGGAAACCAGAGGAAGATACAGAGGAGCTGATTGCGTGCTGTGAGGCGGCAGGTTGGAAGTTTGTCTGTAATTACGGAAAGTTCTGTGTCTTCTGTACAAATGATGATTCGGCAGTAGAACTTGAAACAGATGAAGAAATTCGTTTTTCTGTGATTCAGAAAGAAGAATCAAAGAAAATCTGGTTTTACTTTCTCTGCTTTGCATTTTTCTTTGTAATTACTCTGCGGCAGATTTTTTTGGACAGCAATCTGCTGTTTGACAATGAGACAGTTTTGGAAGCGGGAGTGCTGTTTCTTATGTTCCTAAATGGAAGTATTGACCTTTTCGAAGGAAAGAGATGGGCATTCAAAATAAAGAAACGTTTACAGATGGGAGAGTCGGTTCATTACAGCAGGTATCCGCTCTGGCTTCGGAGTATAGATCATATTTGTTTCTGGATGTGTATACTGTACTTTATTGTGCAGGCATTGTGGTATGACAATGCGATTGGAGTTATTGGATTTTTCACATGGTTCGGCATTACATTCATAGTAATTAGTGTAATTAACAGACTTCAGCCTTCAAGGGAGAACCATCAATTATTTGTATGGTCATCTATTTTCTGGGGACCGCTTTTATATGTCGTATTGTCATTTGCACTTCAATCTGTAGGTACTCTTTCAAAAAATGAGGAAGATATGCCGGAAAGTTTTCCGCTTGCAATTTCAGATCTTTCGGATGAAACTGTCAAAGAGGAGGTTTTGTATGGCGAATATCATTCGGGATGGTTTGGCAGTAAACTTTACTGTGCGCTTGGTGAAGAAGACGATGTGTATGCAGCGCTTCATTATGAAGTAATTGAAAGCAGATTCTCATGGGTACTGGATCATCAGTGGAAGAAGGAGTATGATGAAAGTGTTTATGAAGAAACAGAAGAACAAATATGGGGAGCAGAACGGGCTGTGAAACGAAAGACATATGGTGCAGATATGTATTTGCTTCGTTATCCTGGCTGTATTCTGGTTTTTCAATTTGACGGGGAAATTACACCGCAGGTAATTGAGAACACAAGGGAAAAATTGAAAATAAATTAG
- a CDS encoding helix-turn-helix transcriptional regulator has translation MAREQFQTLTEPMYYILLALTRECCGVDIMARVMEISHGRVQVGPGTLYAMLAKFEENEMIRLTSEEKRRKYYMITAKGFDLLCEEYERLKTLVEDGRNYL, from the coding sequence ATGGCGAGGGAACAGTTTCAGACGTTAACGGAACCGATGTATTATATATTGCTTGCTTTGACACGAGAGTGCTGCGGAGTAGATATTATGGCCAGAGTAATGGAGATTTCTCATGGAAGAGTGCAGGTTGGTCCGGGTACTTTATATGCAATGCTGGCGAAATTTGAAGAAAATGAGATGATTCGGTTGACATCAGAAGAAAAAAGGAGAAAATATTATATGATAACTGCGAAAGGATTTGATCTGCTCTGTGAAGAATATGAGCGGCTGAAAACTCTCGTAGAAGATGGGAGGAATTATTTATGA
- a CDS encoding MBL fold metallo-hydrolase, whose protein sequence is MKITWIGHSCFKIEENGFMVVFDPYEDDTVPGLNPVRERANLVLCTHEHRDHNYRAGVVVEKSGENPFVIREMETYHDDVQGAKRGTNRIYVLDDGKTKIAHLGDLGCELTSEQKEQLKDLDILFVPVGGFYTINGTQAAALVKELKPHLTIPMHFRNDEKGFGYQEISMLGEFLMNTDCKTTFENDSIELSTGTEQEIIVMMPANTKI, encoded by the coding sequence ATGAAAATAACCTGGATTGGACATTCCTGTTTTAAAATTGAGGAAAATGGGTTTATGGTTGTATTTGATCCATATGAGGATGATACAGTGCCGGGATTGAACCCGGTAAGGGAACGGGCAAATCTTGTTCTCTGCACACATGAGCACAGAGATCATAATTATCGTGCAGGTGTTGTAGTTGAAAAGAGCGGAGAGAATCCATTTGTGATTCGTGAGATGGAGACCTATCATGATGACGTGCAGGGAGCGAAGCGCGGAACAAACCGCATCTATGTTTTAGATGATGGTAAAACAAAAATCGCTCATTTGGGAGATCTTGGCTGCGAGCTGACTTCGGAGCAAAAGGAACAACTAAAGGATTTGGATATTCTCTTTGTTCCGGTAGGCGGATTTTATACGATCAATGGAACACAGGCGGCAGCGCTTGTGAAAGAATTGAAACCGCATTTGACGATTCCGATGCATTTCCGGAATGATGAGAAAGGATTTGGATATCAGGAGATATCAATGCTTGGAGAATTTCTCATGAACACAGATTGTAAAACCACGTTTGAAAATGACAGTATTGAACTGTCAACAGGAACGGAGCAGGAGATTATTGTTATGATGCCTGCAAATACAAAAATTTAA